The Sorex araneus isolate mSorAra2 chromosome X, mSorAra2.pri, whole genome shotgun sequence DNA segment CTCAgggacttctcctggctctgtagggGGATAATgcgatgcaggagatcaaacttgggtcctcACATGAGCGCCTTAatccctataccatctctcctgccccttaaCTGCGATTGAGGAATGTAAGAGACAGAGACTGGAGGTGGTGGAGAGTGAATGAAATGTTccctttctgctgtgtttttccCTTTGCCCCAAGGATCAAAAGTAAATAACCTGGAAGAGAAGAACTGGGAGGCTTGTAATATATAGACTCGGGGTAGTGAGCAACTGAAGAGAAGGTGAGGTGGGAAATGAGTATCTGATGGGAGTGTGGGAATGGGAAAGAAGTTGTGCAGCCTGAGAAATCAAGTTCTTTCTGCAGAGCTCAGTCTTCCCCTCAGGAGGCTGGCTCCAGGCACTCCCAGTTTCCTTTAtttgaggggtggagggggacacacccaggagcactcaggacttcctcctggctctgcagccagggatcactcttggcagacttgGAGGACTATATcggatgccggtgatcgaaccctggtcggtcgcgtgcaacGCAAGCAAGCGTTTTCCCGCTGTACTGCCGCGCAGGCTCCGCGCGTCCTATTTTATACATGCCCCTTCTCTTTCGGGAACCTGTAGGACCCAGGGCCAGAAACAAGGGTGCTCAAGCACGGAGAGGGCCGGCCCTTCTGTATCCGGAGTCAAACGGCTCCAGCAGGCGGGTGCTAGGTgtcagaggaggagaggaaggagagggaggaggagagggagaaggaggaggggggaggagggggaggaggaagaattcCCACCCGGTGGGGTCGCGGTGTCTAGACTACCGCAGCTCGGGCCCTCTCGGTCCGGCGCGCGCCAGGGAGCTGCGGGGCAGCGTGCGGGCAGCCGGCTCCGGCGTCAGGTCTGCTCAAGGACCGCCCGGCCCAGGTGCATCGCGGCTCCAGCCGCCGCcgagtggggggtgggtgtgggagcgAGACAACTCTTCCCGCCGGGCCAGGCGGCCGGCTCCGGGCTGCGCTCTCGGATGCGCAACCCAGTGACAGCCGGTTGCCGCGGGGACGGCGACGAGAAGTGGGAGGGACCGGCGCACCGAGCAGACCTCCGGAGGGGACTCACCCTGGCTCTTCCCCCTCCTGGAAAAGAGGTCCAGGCAGAGGCTGCCCAAAGAGGGCTGGGGTGCGGCCCGTGCTTTCCCAGCCGGTGCCCGCGCTCGCACCACCCCACCTGGAGGGTCTACCGAGCCCCCGGGCCGCGCGCATCCCCCAAGCAGGGGAGCCGGCATCCGGAGCGCCGCGCCATGGAGGCAGCTAACCTCTCCCGGGCCGCTGCCAGCGTCGCTCTCTCCCTGGGCCCAGAAGCGAGCAGCAGCAGCCCGGTTCCGGGCGGTGTGGTCCAGACAGCGCCGGGCCGAGAGCCGCCCTACTCTGTTTTCACCGTGCTGGTGGTGACGCTGCTGGTGCTGCTGATTGCGGCCACTTTCCTGTGGAACCTGCTGGTGCTCATTACCATCCTGCGCGTCCGCGCCTTCCATCGTGTGCCGCATAACTTGGTGGCCTCGACGGCCGTGTCGGACGTGCTGGTGGCCGCCCTGGTGATGCCCCTGAGCCTGGTGAGCGAGCTGTCGGCGGGGCGCCGCTGGCGCCTGGGCCGGAGCCTGTGCCACGTGTGGATCTCTTTCGACGTGCTGTGCTGCACCGCCAGCATCTGGAACGTGGCGGCCATCGCCCTGGACCGCTACTGGACCATCACGCGCCACCTGCAGTACACGCTGCGCACCCGGAGTCGCGCCTCGGCGCTCATGATCGCGCTGACCTGGGCGCTCTCGGCGCTCATCGCCCTCGCCCCGCTGCTCTTCGGCTGGGGAGAAGCGTATGACGCGCGACTCCTGCGCTGCCAGGTGAGCCAGGAACCCTCCTACGCCGTCTTCTCCACCTGCGGCGCCTTCTACCTGCCCCTTTGCGTGGTTCTTTTCGTCTACTGGAAGATCTACAAGGCGGCCAAGTTGCGCttcggccgccgccgccgggctgTGCTGCCCTTGCCCGCGACGAGCGTGCAGTTGAAGGTGGGTTGTGGAACGAGGATTcgggtgggggtggcgagaggaAGGAACTTGTCGAAAGGGAAAGTTGGCGGGCCTTTCTTGCACAGTTGGGTCGACAACGCGCTGTGAGATCTCCGTGGGCTTTAGGTCTGCTCCCCAAAAGCTCCCCAGATGAGGTGCGTGTACGCCGAGAGCGCACGCCAAGAACTCTGCTCCCGGACCCGCGGACCCGCGATGCTCCGGGGAAGGGTTTCAGCACTGGAGCGCAAAGCCTGAAGCTGGTTGCCTGGAGCTGGCAACCTTTGCACTGCCCAGCTGGCGGGGACTGGCTGGTGAGAGTATCTGATCCGCTGCCCCATTCTCCCTTTTCcgctgaagtgtgtgtgtgtgtgtgtgtgtgtgtgtgtatgtgagagagagagagagagagagagagagagagagagagagagagagagagagagagagagagagaggtgggcagCTTCCTAGTCCCTGCCAGACCGACTGGGACTGCGGTGGGCTGGGAATTCGTCCTGCACATGAAGACATTTCTGTGACCATTTTCTATCTCCATCACAAGTGAGTCCTTCTGGTATCTGGAAACGGTATCCCCCAGTTCTATGCCGGCTTCCTTTCAGGGAGTGAGATTTTGTGAGTGATGAGAAAAATTAGTGCGGCTAATCGTCCTGTTTACTTTTCCTGGTCTCTCTAGCCCTGAGTTGGAAGCAGGTGGAGCTCGGCCTTGGGCAGCAGTTGCTTCCTCTCTGTGGGCCTAATTTACTCTTCTTGTTGCAATAAATTCCTGTGTCCTAAGTCAAGATGCATGAGATGAACCAAGGGAAGTTTTGGTCCCAGGGCCTGACCCTCTAACTGGAGTAAGGAAAAGATGGATGTGGGGGTATTGCCTGACTATCTGAACAATGATCTGACGATGCCCCGGGGCATATAATGAGCTGGAGAGACCACCTTGCCCAGAATTTCTCTGCTTTACATTTATTATTCCATGCAGAGCTTTAGACCTTTTGGCTAGGCCCTAACGGATGTCAGCTCTAGCCTTGCCTTGGAAACCTACAGTGTTTTCTTTGGGATTTTCACATATTCAAGCAGCAGTGAATAGTCCTAGGAAATTTTAGGATTCACCAACTTTTTTTTCCAATACAGCATGTGGgcaaaggaagagaaaacaatatggggaggaaagagactttttaatttttaattgttgccCCTTTGACTTTAGTTTTTGAAAGCTAATTAGGCTACTCAGTTATATGTGGTGGTGGTTTGAGGGGGAGGCAGTACACACccgttagtgctcagggctgactgctggctctgtgctcaaggatctctcctggcatggCTGGGGGGAACATATTTTGTGCCaggatcgaagccaggtcagcagtgtgcaaggcaagcaccctacccactgtactatctctccagtccatcagttatatatatgtttaaaaatgtCAAGCTTCACCCCCTTCTCTTCATTAAATGGCAGAGGAACTTTGCAGCATAAAATAGGAACATCAAGACTATAATTAGAAGTGTTGGTAGGGAAGTGCTGTTTTCGGAATGAATGATGTTCTTTTAAAGGCCCCTTAGAAATGCCTGGGGATGATTATAGCTTTTTCTCTGACTGTTGAGGTAGGGCTGACTTTTAATAGCTACATCACTCCAATGTGCACCCAGAGAAATCCTGAGGAAATGGATGCCAGAAAGTCTTGCCAAGATTGAGTTCAATGCTCATTTTCCCCCAACTCTTTATATCAGACAGAAAATATAAAGGATCTGGGACTGAACCAGATCGGCCCAATCCAGCAGCCCAGATGAAAGTTGAAAGAACTCTGCATTTCCTACAGTTGGACCTGCAAAGGGTGGGGACAGGCAAAGCTGCCTTCTTACTTGAACCCTCAAGTTATTTAgttttcatccttccttcctttcttcttccttcctttctccctccctctcttcctttcctcccttcctccttccctccctccttccctccctcccttccttccttccttccttccttccttccttccttccttccttccttccttccttccttccttccttccctccctccctctcttccttccctccctccctctcttccctttctcacttccttcttccttccattccttccctccctccctccctttctttctttctttctttctttctttctttctttctttctttctttctttctttctttctttctttctttctttttttcttcctctctccctctctctttcttcctttcctttcctttcctttcctttcctttcctttcctttcctttcctttcctttcctttcctttcctttcctttcctttcctttcctttcctttcctttcctttcctttcttttctgttcttttctttttttggtttttgggcaacaACCagctggctcagggcttacttctggctctgtgctcagggatcactctaggagaatgagctcaagggaccatatgagatactgaaGGTTGAACTCAGGAttgtctgctatgtgcaaggcaagcacctagtcAGGTatattatctctgcagccccttaaGTTTTCCTTTCTAATCTGCAGTATTACTCTCAGTTATGTCCTAGAGTTttaatcacatgaggctgattaTAGGAGCTAGTGCCTgagtgtattttctttctttctttttttctctttattttcagggCATTTTAGCctccccactccacacacacacacacacacacacacacacacatacacacacacacacacacacatacacacagagagatcTACAGTTCTGGGGTGAGTCTACTACTGACTCTTTGGAAgttgctcccagaggtgctcagagaccaaTCTGAGCCAGGGCCTCCCACAAGTAGAACGTGTaagcagccctttgagctgtctcctggctGGAGTATCCTTTGCAAATTGCAGCATGCCCTCATGCAAATTTCTGGGAAACATTACCAAATTAGCTTTTGCAAACTTGCCGGCCATAGccaccaaaagcaaaaaccaaaaaactaaatagTATCTTCCTAACACTCTCTTTTTCCTGTGAGTCTAGGGGATGGGAATTGATTTCCAGTCCTGCAAACACTCTACACTGCTGTCTGTGGGTGACAGAAGCACTCCAGGAGTCTGAAGGCCTCCAGGGGCCTGACTGTGTGTGAATCCTGCCTCTTAAATttccatgcaaaaaaaatgtCGTCATAAAGGGGTCTTTAACAGTTCCTGGATGGACAGGAATTCTTTCAGCTAAGGCCCAATCAGtgaagatagagaagaaaacaaatatttcctgagttcctgagaaacaaatatttgtttcctCCTCCAGGCACTATCTTTCAATGCTTTCATCCACCATCTTATATAGTTCCTATCATCCAGCTGAGATGGTTTGTACTTTCTAAAAGTCACAATAAGCTAATGCACACCCAGTAACATGTAGCCCCCAAACGATTATTTCATTCTTACCCAAAGCACAATGTGTGTTGGCCTCCTACCCCATGTCTTTCTCCAGGTCATGGATCGGGGCCACATGTCATGTTCAGTTGTGCTGTCTGGAGCACATGGCTTCCACGTTCTCTGTGGAaagcagaggggtggaggagggaaggagggagaaagggagagagagacagagagacagacgacagacatacagacagaaacagagacagagacacagacacacagagacagagacagacaacagacatacagacagacagaaacagagacagatacacagacgcagagacacagagacagacacagagagcaaCTTTTAACTTGCTTAACCTGAGGTGAACTTAAGTCCACTTCATGGAGTTTGGGGGGATacacctggctctttgctcaggggggTCACTCCCATGGTGCTACAAGGACAATGTGATattggggctcaaacctgggcctcttgtaTGCATAGCGTATGCTCTGCCCATTGAACTACCTCTCTAGCTCACATAGCACTTTGGTTCATGGTGCATTAGCAGCCACTGGCTGAAACATCCAAGGAACTATGGCTCTAAGTGCTGCCTGCCTTCGCCACTCTGCTCATTTTCTGAGGACAAAGTTAATTCTTTCATAGTCTCACCATTATTGGTTAGAGAAGTTGAACCGTGTGCCAcatctaaaattcttttcttctcaTCACTTTTTTTCTGACTCCCTCGTGTCTCCAGGaacttgaattatttttctttggaggAGGAAGTTTGACCACTCAGTagagctcagggactactcccagcttgaCACTTTGGGGGTCACTCCGGGCTAGTGCTCTGGGAgcccatgtagtgccagggattgaacgtgggctTCCTACATGCCAAGTACGTGGCAGCCTTTTGAgctgtctctgcagcccaggAGCTTAACTTTTCAGCTCCATCCCCTTATTGCTCAGGGGCATCCCAGCCTTCACCAGACCAAGCCCATCGTCACCCTGTGAGggccagtcctgagcacaggtctCAAAGCCATGCACATGGGTTAGAGAAGTAGCGCAAGTAATAGAGCTCAGACCTACTGTCTGTGAGACCTAGAGTCTGACCGCTGCCACCTCCTGCAACCCCCCTCCAACCCTACCGGACATgttccttaaaacaaaacaaactgcgTGTGAGAACTCCCCTTCCAGAGGAGCTGGATCCAGATGAGCACAGAGGCACTCCTGTCAGCCTTGCTCAGGAGAGGGAAATTCCCACCCTGCCCTCCTCTAGTACCACCCCGGAGATTGAGCGCCTCCTAAACCTGTAGTCTGCTCCACATCCACTTCAGACAACACCACCACTCTGGGtcgattgtttttttaattgtcctTTACAGCGAGCTGGAGCAACatcacagtgagtaggacatttgccttgcatgtggccgacccaggttccatttctccatccctctcggagagcccggcaagctacagagagtatccagcccgcatggcagagcctggcaagctacccgtggcatatttgatatgccaaaaacagtaacaacaagtctcacaatggagacgttactggtgcatgctagagcaaatccatgaacaacgggatgacagtgctactgtgctacagtccTTTACTGCTGACTAGGGAGAAGAAAAAGCATCAGTAGaggttatctattttttttttttttggtgggggacatGAGCCAtcaatgttcagagcttactcctggtactcagcaatcactccttagtggtgcttgggggaccttacatAGGCTTTTGGGGATTGAGCTAGGgatggctgcatacaaggcaaatgccctgcccacagtactgtatctccagctctGAGATGATTTGCTTTAAAAAAGTAACATCCGGGGCCGGGGCaattgtacagagggtagggcacttgctttgcaagtggctggtctggatttgattgccagcatcccacctggttccatgagcactgctaggagtgatccctgagtgcaaagccaggactaacccctgagcagcagcgggtgt contains these protein-coding regions:
- the LOC101543026 gene encoding 5-hydroxytryptamine receptor 5B-like, whose amino-acid sequence is MRNPVTAGCRGDGDEKWEGPAHRADLRRGLTLALPPPGKEVQAEAAQRGLGCGPCFPSRCPRSHHPTWRVYRAPGPRASPKQGSRHPERRAMEAANLSRAAASVALSLGPEASSSSPVPGGVVQTAPGREPPYSVFTVLVVTLLVLLIAATFLWNLLVLITILRVRAFHRVPHNLVASTAVSDVLVAALVMPLSLVSELSAGRRWRLGRSLCHVWISFDVLCCTASIWNVAAIALDRYWTITRHLQYTLRTRSRASALMIALTWALSALIALAPLLFGWGEAYDARLLRCQVSQEPSYAVFSTCGAFYLPLCVVLFVYWKIYKAAKLRFGRRRRAVLPLPATSVQLKVKEAPREAEMVFTARRPTVAFQASEESWREQKEKRAAVMVGILIGVFVLCWIPFFLAELISPLCACSLPPIWKSIFLWLGYSNSFFNPLIYTAFNKNYNNAFKNLFTKQR